A genome region from Campylobacter concisus includes the following:
- a CDS encoding TonB-dependent receptor domain-containing protein: MRFKSLFKLSLAASIAVCANGADESVLSGVEVTSSSGGYGVDDIKISTRNASLVKDVMRDIPGIYVGGTNGMNQKIYMRGVSDRGLNITIDGAKQNGNTFHHNADLLIDPDLIKAVDVEVGSRSVVNGSGALGGSVAFKTVDAKDLLNDGEIIGAKIKTGYASNNSEFSQGLMLFTAPVEGLDFIAAINHKGYDYGKSGNKRKIGGDGNDLSYLLKLGYSFLDAHRISISREHNEFKGMYPMRAEFGSWYTGQFPVDNRKYERDTTTLKYEYKPSDLLNLDVTVYNTEHKKDDPVLKILGVKTNGINAKAKSVVESGALTQTLRYGAEFYQSKNFNKPNNHYPEKVNNYSIYAEDALNFSSLTVTPGIRYTHHELKSYDGRAGNVKSYTYKFNEFTPAIALDYEIIKGLNAFASYARVFRGPDVMESMYASRAKNFEANKDLKATTGNSYETGLKYHGDINEASSYSLSAKYFMTKYKNLIVDNGSYVTGTPPNEITISRRINAGGADISGVELLARLNLDALSLAASYTHQNVKYKDRVAKASGGYYTSNIIGYRDQGDKYTFNAEYAFSSIDTLIGYNLIYFASKNTISAGDSENAKIPSYAVSDIYASYTPSSGKFKGLEINAGIYNLFNKTYASQSQRMADYTGNPDYVDWEPGRNFKVNVSYKF, translated from the coding sequence CAACCAGAAACGCTAGCCTAGTAAAAGACGTGATGAGAGATATTCCTGGCATTTATGTAGGCGGCACAAACGGCATGAACCAAAAAATTTATATGAGGGGCGTTAGCGACCGCGGTCTAAATATCACGATAGACGGCGCGAAGCAAAACGGAAATACATTTCACCACAACGCTGACTTGCTGATCGATCCAGATCTTATAAAAGCAGTCGATGTCGAGGTTGGCTCAAGATCAGTGGTAAATGGCTCGGGTGCGCTTGGCGGTTCAGTCGCCTTTAAAACGGTCGATGCAAAGGACTTGCTTAATGATGGTGAGATTATAGGCGCAAAGATAAAGACAGGATACGCCTCAAATAACAGCGAATTTTCTCAAGGCCTTATGCTCTTTACTGCACCAGTTGAAGGGCTTGATTTTATAGCTGCTATTAATCACAAGGGCTACGACTACGGCAAAAGCGGCAACAAAAGAAAGATAGGCGGCGATGGCAACGATCTTAGCTATCTTTTAAAGCTTGGTTATAGCTTCCTTGATGCACATAGAATTTCTATCTCAAGAGAACATAATGAATTTAAAGGCATGTATCCAATGAGAGCCGAGTTTGGCAGCTGGTATACTGGTCAATTTCCTGTTGATAACCGAAAATATGAACGTGATACTACAACGCTAAAATACGAGTATAAACCAAGTGATCTTCTAAATTTAGATGTAACGGTATACAATACCGAGCATAAAAAAGATGACCCGGTCTTAAAAATTTTAGGCGTAAAAACAAACGGCATAAACGCAAAGGCTAAAAGTGTAGTCGAGAGTGGTGCTTTGACACAGACGCTTAGATACGGCGCTGAGTTTTACCAAAGTAAAAATTTTAATAAGCCAAACAACCACTACCCTGAAAAGGTAAATAACTACTCTATCTACGCAGAAGATGCGCTAAATTTTAGCTCACTAACCGTTACTCCAGGCATCAGATACACCCATCACGAGCTAAAAAGCTACGATGGTAGAGCCGGAAATGTAAAGAGCTACACTTACAAATTTAACGAATTTACCCCGGCAATAGCACTTGATTATGAAATTATTAAAGGCCTTAACGCTTTTGCAAGCTATGCAAGAGTCTTTAGAGGGCCTGATGTCATGGAGTCTATGTATGCTAGTAGAGCAAAAAATTTTGAAGCAAATAAAGATCTAAAAGCAACGACTGGTAATAGCTATGAAACTGGTCTTAAATATCATGGCGACATAAATGAAGCTAGCTCATATAGCCTCTCTGCAAAATACTTCATGACAAAATATAAAAACTTAATCGTAGATAATGGCTCTTATGTGACTGGAACGCCGCCAAATGAAATAACTATATCCAGACGTATAAACGCTGGTGGAGCTGATATAAGTGGCGTCGAGCTACTTGCAAGGCTAAATTTAGACGCACTAAGCCTAGCTGCTAGCTACACTCATCAAAATGTAAAATACAAAGATAGGGTCGCTAAGGCAAGCGGTGGCTACTATACCTCAAATATCATTGGTTACCGCGATCAGGGCGATAAATATACATTTAATGCAGAGTACGCATTTTCTAGCATCGATACGCTAATAGGCTACAACCTAATCTACTTCGCTTCAAAAAATACCATATCAGCTGGCGATAGTGAAAATGCAAAGATACCAAGCTATGCAGTTAGCGACATCTATGCTAGCTATACGCCAAGTAGCGGTAAATTTAAAGGGCTAGAGATAAATGCTGGAATTTACAACCTCTTTAATAAAACTTATGCTTCGCAGTCTCAAAGAATGGCTGATTATACAGGCAATCCAGACTATGTAGACTGGGAACCAGGTAGAAATTTTAAGGTAAACGTATCTTATAAATTTTAA